A stretch of Vibrio sp. B1FLJ16 DNA encodes these proteins:
- a CDS encoding cache domain-containing protein: protein MGLVSNSRLTINIILLSIVPLIVVVVTVASILFSQAKQLVDDQVALTRQNVLSVKKQELKQYVDMAVKIIKPYYEDDTLSAEEGKLIVAEKLSQLTYGEDGYFFVYNWQGDALVLPYQPERVGRNWWEVEDLTGKKLLQELIQAGRSGGGFVNYLWHKPSTKEPLPKLSYAISLDKWQWMVGTGVYLDDIDKQVAQMENGFDQNVGKTSSALFVLMFVAITVIATLGASLNLNMRRLANEQLSILNQQIIDSQENERHRVSRELHDGVNQLLVAAKYRLDNITKERDEEKKELELDASKNAMEQAIVEVRRISKDLRPPQLDDLGLVAGIETYINELRERTQLELVFEHDIEGEEFAAQVETTLYRVVQEALHNVEKHANAQGVDVIMQREGRMLILTVSDDGVGIPANHLKAYKNKRSTFEHMGLQNMKERIQAIGGIFDVTSEVGQGTEVRVSLNMEFI from the coding sequence ATGGGATTGGTTAGTAACAGCAGGCTTACAATAAATATCATTTTGCTCTCAATTGTTCCTTTGATTGTGGTCGTCGTTACTGTCGCCAGTATCCTATTTAGTCAGGCAAAACAGTTAGTTGACGACCAAGTGGCTTTGACGCGACAGAATGTGTTGTCGGTGAAAAAGCAAGAGCTCAAGCAGTACGTAGATATGGCAGTAAAAATTATTAAGCCATACTATGAAGATGACACCTTGTCAGCCGAAGAGGGCAAGCTAATTGTTGCCGAAAAGTTGAGCCAACTCACGTATGGAGAGGATGGATACTTCTTCGTGTACAACTGGCAGGGGGATGCTTTGGTGCTGCCTTACCAACCCGAGCGAGTGGGAAGAAACTGGTGGGAAGTAGAAGATCTTACAGGAAAAAAACTGCTTCAGGAGTTGATTCAGGCAGGGCGCTCTGGTGGTGGGTTCGTTAACTATCTGTGGCATAAACCTTCAACAAAAGAACCGCTACCCAAGCTCAGCTATGCGATTTCTCTCGATAAGTGGCAATGGATGGTTGGGACTGGTGTCTACCTGGATGATATCGACAAACAAGTGGCTCAAATGGAGAATGGTTTTGATCAGAACGTCGGGAAAACTAGTAGTGCACTGTTTGTACTGATGTTTGTTGCGATAACAGTCATTGCAACATTAGGAGCTTCACTTAACCTCAATATGCGCCGCTTAGCCAACGAACAACTCAGTATATTAAATCAGCAGATCATTGATTCTCAGGAAAATGAACGACACAGGGTATCAAGGGAATTACATGACGGAGTAAACCAGCTGCTGGTGGCGGCAAAATACCGCTTAGACAACATCACGAAAGAGCGTGATGAAGAAAAGAAAGAGCTAGAACTGGATGCGAGTAAAAATGCCATGGAGCAGGCAATTGTTGAGGTTCGGCGTATCTCCAAAGACTTGCGGCCACCCCAGTTGGATGACTTGGGTTTGGTTGCAGGAATCGAAACCTATATTAATGAGCTACGTGAGCGTACCCAATTAGAACTGGTTTTTGAGCACGACATCGAAGGAGAAGAGTTTGCCGCGCAAGTGGAAACGACACTTTACCGAGTGGTGCAAGAGGCACTGCATAACGTCGAGAAACATGCTAATGCTCAAGGCGTCGACGTAATCATGCAGCGTGAAGGGCGCATGTTAATCCTGACAGTCAGTGATGATGGTGTTGGGATTCCTGCAAACCATCTCAAAGCGTATAAGAACAAGCGCTCTACCTTTGAGCATATGGGGTTGCAAAACATGAAAGAACGGATTCAGGCTATTGGTGGCATTTTCGATGTCACTAGTGAAGTAGGACAAGGCACGGAAGTCCGTGTGAGTTTAAACATGGAGTTTATATGA
- a CDS encoding MarR family transcriptional regulator, producing the protein MAEKLSDNVCFALYTATNSLVRAFRPLLDEYDLTYPQYIVMHSLWCKNDVSLKELSQDTHLDSGTLTPIVKRLESKGLLTRKVSDLDERKKVISLTAKGSQLKDDARELTAKLESHSSMSAESIEALRVLCLELDTNLRRSDEK; encoded by the coding sequence ATGGCCGAGAAATTATCAGATAACGTCTGTTTTGCTTTATACACCGCGACCAACTCGTTGGTACGCGCGTTCCGTCCATTGCTTGACGAATACGATCTCACCTACCCTCAGTACATAGTGATGCATTCATTGTGGTGTAAAAACGACGTTAGCCTGAAAGAGCTTTCCCAAGATACTCATTTAGATTCAGGTACCCTGACACCCATCGTTAAGCGCTTAGAATCAAAAGGCTTATTGACTCGAAAAGTTTCTGATTTGGATGAGCGTAAAAAAGTCATCTCACTGACAGCTAAGGGGAGCCAGTTAAAAGATGATGCACGAGAGTTAACCGCGAAACTTGAGTCGCATTCGAGCATGTCTGCAGAGAGTATTGAAGCGTTAAGAGTGCTGTGCCTTGAACTGGACACCAATTTACGTCGAAGTGATGAAAAGTAG
- a CDS encoding LysR family transcriptional regulator, whose translation MVANLLSSRQPILDKVVFFCAVVRLGSFREAAIQQGISPAAGSRWVKELEEALSVELLKRSTRQLVTTQAGQLLYDKFAPLLPDIASLCEEVQNLAEEQQGEIKLSSTPLFARQYLTKIVAEYMTLHPQVNFRIFIEAGGFDPLNVDFAFRASASYQGEPEQDSLLVRRRLLSEPLYLCGSKHYLEQNGTPQSPQQLSQHRCLYARTLVGGNRWCFEYQDNIEMVTICDTLECDNSEMLLDLALEHAGIAYLPHSLVSDAIERGELVHILQDHECASFDINMFYRPRTPMPERCNGFKDYLYKRVAEIGDYS comes from the coding sequence ATGGTCGCAAACTTACTTTCTAGCCGCCAGCCTATTTTAGACAAAGTCGTGTTCTTTTGTGCGGTCGTTCGCTTGGGATCGTTTAGAGAAGCAGCAATACAGCAAGGGATCTCACCAGCGGCTGGGAGTCGTTGGGTGAAAGAGCTCGAAGAAGCGCTTTCCGTTGAACTGCTAAAACGCAGTACTCGTCAGTTAGTCACAACTCAGGCCGGGCAGCTTCTTTATGACAAATTCGCGCCTTTGTTGCCCGATATCGCAAGCTTATGTGAAGAGGTACAGAACCTTGCGGAGGAGCAGCAAGGGGAAATAAAACTCTCCTCAACACCATTATTCGCTCGCCAATATTTAACGAAGATCGTTGCCGAGTACATGACGCTGCACCCTCAGGTGAATTTCAGAATATTTATTGAAGCAGGGGGTTTTGACCCGCTTAACGTCGATTTTGCCTTTCGCGCCAGCGCGAGTTATCAGGGAGAGCCCGAGCAAGACTCATTACTGGTGAGGCGGCGTCTGCTGAGCGAGCCGTTATATCTGTGTGGATCCAAGCACTATTTAGAGCAAAACGGTACACCGCAAAGTCCGCAACAACTGAGTCAGCACCGCTGTTTATATGCCAGGACTTTAGTTGGTGGCAATCGTTGGTGTTTCGAGTATCAGGACAACATTGAAATGGTCACCATCTGTGACACGTTAGAGTGTGATAACAGCGAGATGCTTTTGGATCTTGCTCTTGAACACGCAGGGATTGCTTATCTTCCGCATTCACTTGTGTCAGATGCGATTGAGCGCGGTGAGTTGGTTCATATATTACAAGATCACGAATGTGCCAGTTTTGACATCAATATGTTTTACCGCCCACGCACACCAATGCCAGAGCGTTGCAACGGTTTTAAAGACTACCTCTATAAGCGCGTAGCTGAAATCGGTGATTATTCCTAA
- a CDS encoding penicillin acylase family protein yields MSHKHRVSKLSKVALSITSLLILSACNSESSSINLYQATITYTEHNVPHIKAESYSGLGFGIGYAQAEENLCTLSEQLMKLKSQKSRYFGLGENYSNFLSDVGYLALGYPEQATSLYAELPNSEKALLEGYAKGFNQLLSERASASDYPSPCRDAEWVTPITPHDLLAYQLDIAALASSRNFIAAIAAAAPPVTAQSSKQINTNFNLQLDAKKVFTSEGIGSNGWALGEDKVEDAKSALLGNPHFPWDGELRFYEQHLTIPGELDVTGVGMIGLPAVVIGFNQHLGWTHTVSQSKRFTLYQLELDPQNPLRYSYDGEYRDVTTKTVTVAVKQADGSLVEVPHTVYYSHFGPIVNLASISPTLGWTSSSAITFRDANSGNTRMLSQWLAMGKAKTKEEFFEAFADNQGIPWVNTLMITDEGTTSYIDGTQVPQLSATAEGYWAQASQSPQLAPIWQDGSGNVLLPGNSSVYEWVDSGDAGAPGLVPFSKAPQQTRTDYEYNANSSYWLSNLDEPLEGFSLMYGPDQTIRSPRTRYNAQLISDNSGSGLAGADSRFSFDELKSVSTHNSSLFAGDFRDLLVSRCTLYPTVQLDGESYDLTPACNALSAWDGTYNLQSTGAQVMREFLASFRVSGHRALNDELFEVPFDPENPSTTPSGLKAIDVSDVDNDPVLVALATAAKRLSDAGIALDSTLGSIQYVIKAQGKAAIPITGGNSYEGVFNMAESSAPSRSTSEFATVVVGTKRSDSPLTDLDEDGNGSTARYRINYGSSFVFALEYNESGPNAQMFLSYSQSHDPESEFFDDQTQLYSDLEWRDVLFAQEDIDANIIRTVELNK; encoded by the coding sequence ATGAGTCACAAGCATAGAGTTTCAAAATTGAGTAAAGTCGCGCTGAGTATTACCAGCCTCCTGATATTATCAGCCTGCAATAGTGAAAGTTCGTCTATAAACCTCTATCAGGCAACCATTACTTATACCGAACATAACGTTCCTCACATAAAGGCAGAAAGCTATTCAGGCTTGGGCTTTGGTATTGGTTACGCGCAAGCAGAAGAAAATCTGTGTACTCTTTCCGAACAGTTAATGAAACTAAAATCGCAGAAATCCCGTTATTTTGGTTTAGGCGAGAATTATTCAAACTTTCTATCCGATGTCGGTTACTTAGCTCTGGGATATCCAGAACAGGCTACTTCACTTTATGCGGAATTACCTAATTCTGAAAAGGCGCTACTAGAAGGTTATGCTAAAGGTTTTAACCAATTATTAAGTGAACGTGCGAGTGCAAGCGACTACCCTTCTCCATGTCGAGACGCTGAATGGGTCACACCAATAACTCCTCATGATTTGCTTGCCTATCAACTTGATATTGCAGCTCTGGCAAGCTCCCGAAACTTTATAGCAGCTATCGCTGCGGCAGCGCCGCCTGTAACCGCACAGTCTAGCAAGCAAATAAACACGAACTTTAATCTGCAACTGGACGCGAAGAAAGTATTTACCTCAGAAGGGATCGGAAGTAACGGTTGGGCACTCGGTGAGGATAAAGTAGAAGATGCTAAATCTGCCCTGTTAGGAAATCCTCATTTTCCTTGGGATGGTGAATTACGCTTCTATGAGCAGCACCTAACTATTCCGGGAGAACTGGACGTGACTGGCGTTGGTATGATTGGTCTACCTGCTGTTGTTATCGGGTTTAACCAACATTTGGGCTGGACACATACCGTATCTCAATCTAAACGATTTACGCTATACCAATTAGAACTTGATCCACAAAACCCTCTTCGCTACAGCTACGATGGCGAGTACAGAGATGTCACGACTAAAACAGTAACAGTGGCAGTAAAACAGGCTGATGGCTCTTTAGTAGAAGTTCCGCATACGGTCTATTACAGCCACTTTGGACCAATAGTGAACCTAGCATCAATCTCACCAACACTAGGATGGACGAGCTCTAGTGCCATTACTTTCCGTGATGCAAACTCAGGCAACACACGCATGTTGTCACAATGGTTAGCGATGGGCAAAGCGAAAACAAAAGAAGAGTTCTTTGAGGCGTTTGCTGACAACCAGGGGATCCCTTGGGTAAATACATTAATGATAACGGACGAAGGCACCACGTCTTATATAGACGGAACTCAAGTTCCTCAACTCAGTGCGACGGCTGAAGGCTATTGGGCGCAAGCGTCGCAAAGTCCCCAGTTAGCACCGATTTGGCAGGATGGCTCAGGCAATGTCCTTTTGCCAGGAAACAGTTCCGTTTATGAATGGGTCGACAGTGGCGATGCCGGAGCTCCGGGATTAGTTCCCTTTAGTAAGGCACCGCAACAAACCAGAACAGATTACGAATACAATGCCAACAGCAGTTATTGGTTAAGTAACCTAGATGAGCCACTGGAAGGGTTTAGCCTGATGTATGGTCCAGACCAAACTATTCGCAGCCCCCGCACACGCTATAACGCTCAACTTATTAGTGATAATTCAGGCTCCGGATTGGCAGGTGCGGATAGTCGCTTCTCTTTTGATGAGCTTAAATCCGTCTCTACACATAATAGCTCTCTATTCGCCGGCGATTTCCGAGATCTACTGGTTTCAAGATGTACACTTTACCCAACAGTTCAGTTAGACGGAGAATCATATGATCTCACTCCTGCTTGTAACGCTCTGAGTGCTTGGGATGGTACTTATAATTTACAGAGTACTGGTGCCCAAGTAATGAGAGAGTTTTTGGCAAGTTTCAGAGTGTCAGGTCACCGGGCGCTCAACGACGAACTGTTTGAAGTGCCTTTTGACCCAGAAAATCCATCTACAACCCCTTCTGGTTTAAAAGCAATTGACGTAAGTGATGTAGATAATGATCCCGTTCTTGTCGCGTTAGCTACCGCCGCCAAACGCCTGTCCGATGCAGGAATTGCATTAGATTCAACGTTAGGTTCTATCCAGTATGTAATTAAAGCACAAGGAAAAGCTGCAATTCCTATTACAGGAGGAAACAGCTATGAAGGTGTGTTCAATATGGCGGAAAGCAGTGCACCTTCCCGCTCGACTTCCGAATTCGCCACCGTGGTCGTTGGAACAAAACGTAGTGATTCTCCTTTGACGGATCTGGATGAAGATGGAAATGGTTCGACGGCACGCTATCGCATCAACTACGGTTCAAGTTTTGTCTTTGCACTTGAGTACAATGAAAGCGGTCCAAACGCTCAAATGTTTTTGAGCTATAGCCAATCACACGATCCTGAGTCTGAATTCTTTGATGACCAAACTCAACTATATAGTGATTTAGAGTGGCGGGATGTTCTGTTTGCTCAGGAAGACATTGACGCAAATATCATTCGTACCGTGGAGTTAAACAAGTAA
- a CDS encoding MATE family efflux transporter, which yields MSKTQHLIDGPINKALLSLAIPIVFGQLLQSAYQLTDAFWVGRLGADEVAAVSVSMPVTFLVIALGAGLAMAGATLTAQYMGARKMDKVNHVAGQTMLMVFITSVVLGCLGYVLSPYFLTLLGVEEAVYNNALKFMHISFISVIFVFVYNMFQALMRGIGQVKIPLYIVLATVLLNFILDPLFIFGLGSFDGLGVAGAALSTLVTQALAAFAGFYILSKGRHGIHLKWKDLSPDWDYIKRAFFLGAPGSVELSARALGLITMSFLVASFGTVTIASYGVGSNILQLITIPAMGLSMAVSTLVGQNLGANRVDRAAKITVVGSVWSFVMLTVIGVFAYLMAPSVVRFFIPDNPQVIEQGAQFLKVMCLSWGFIGVQLSIMSAFRASGNMTNSMVLSLLTQWVFQFPLAYILSKHTVLAEKGIWWSFTVTNVLVALVAVAWYARGSWKKTRIIEQEDIETLTTSEEALIEVGERRA from the coding sequence ATGAGCAAGACACAACATTTGATTGACGGGCCAATTAATAAAGCGTTGCTGTCTCTTGCTATTCCTATTGTATTTGGTCAGTTATTACAGTCGGCTTATCAGCTTACCGATGCCTTTTGGGTAGGGCGTTTGGGGGCTGATGAAGTTGCGGCGGTGTCTGTGAGTATGCCCGTAACATTTTTGGTGATTGCGTTAGGTGCCGGACTTGCTATGGCGGGCGCAACCCTAACGGCTCAGTACATGGGCGCACGAAAAATGGATAAGGTTAACCATGTTGCTGGGCAAACCATGCTGATGGTTTTCATTACTTCGGTTGTACTTGGTTGCTTGGGTTATGTGTTATCCCCTTACTTTTTAACTTTGCTTGGCGTTGAAGAAGCCGTTTATAACAACGCCTTGAAGTTCATGCATATCTCGTTTATCAGTGTCATTTTTGTCTTTGTCTACAACATGTTTCAAGCCCTCATGCGAGGGATTGGACAGGTAAAGATTCCCCTCTATATCGTATTGGCAACGGTGTTGCTGAACTTCATTTTAGATCCATTGTTTATTTTCGGATTAGGATCTTTTGATGGTTTGGGTGTCGCAGGTGCAGCGCTGTCAACACTGGTTACTCAGGCGTTAGCTGCGTTTGCCGGCTTTTATATCCTCTCTAAAGGGCGACATGGTATCCATCTTAAATGGAAAGACCTGTCTCCCGACTGGGACTATATTAAGCGTGCTTTTTTCCTTGGGGCCCCCGGCTCGGTTGAGTTGTCAGCGAGAGCGCTTGGGCTTATTACCATGTCGTTTCTGGTTGCGAGCTTTGGGACGGTGACCATTGCATCTTATGGCGTAGGCTCCAACATTCTCCAGTTAATCACGATACCGGCGATGGGACTGTCGATGGCGGTATCGACACTAGTCGGACAAAACCTTGGTGCTAACCGAGTAGACCGCGCCGCAAAGATTACTGTAGTTGGCTCTGTTTGGAGCTTTGTCATGCTCACTGTGATAGGCGTCTTTGCCTATTTAATGGCACCGAGTGTAGTGCGATTTTTTATACCGGATAACCCACAAGTGATAGAGCAGGGGGCTCAGTTTCTAAAAGTGATGTGTTTGTCGTGGGGGTTCATCGGTGTTCAGCTCTCTATCATGTCTGCTTTTCGTGCATCAGGAAATATGACGAACAGTATGGTTCTGTCATTGCTGACTCAGTGGGTGTTCCAGTTCCCTCTGGCGTACATTCTGTCTAAACATACTGTTCTTGCTGAGAAAGGCATCTGGTGGTCATTTACTGTAACAAACGTATTGGTCGCACTCGTAGCGGTCGCGTGGTACGCACGTGGCAGCTGGAAGAAAACACGTATCATTGAGCAAGAAGACATAGAGACGCTAACGACTTCAGAAGAAGCGCTAATAGAAGTAGGAGAGCGCAGGGCATAG
- a CDS encoding response regulator transcription factor has product MIKLVLADDHRLMQDGLKSRLEREENLEILDCVGNGKDALNSTLTLKPDVLLLDINMPKLNGIEVLEKLTKNSSKTAVIMLSMHDSRDYVMRSVKAGAKGYVLKDVGSEELVMAINQVAQGRSYLCSQASDRLLEQINEKPEPSDNTLSKRESDVLKAITNGAGNKEIADSLHISVRTVETHRLRIKKKLGATSTAALVKLALQKGLVS; this is encoded by the coding sequence ATGATTAAGTTGGTATTGGCCGATGATCATAGGTTGATGCAGGACGGACTCAAGTCTCGCTTAGAAAGAGAAGAAAACTTAGAGATTCTTGATTGTGTAGGCAATGGAAAAGATGCACTCAACAGTACATTAACCTTAAAGCCGGATGTGCTTTTACTCGATATCAATATGCCCAAACTCAACGGGATTGAAGTGTTAGAGAAGCTAACCAAGAATTCGAGCAAAACCGCAGTAATTATGCTTTCAATGCATGACAGCCGTGATTACGTAATGCGTTCGGTGAAGGCGGGAGCTAAGGGTTATGTTCTTAAAGATGTTGGTTCTGAAGAGTTAGTCATGGCAATAAACCAGGTAGCTCAAGGACGTTCATATTTATGTTCTCAGGCGTCCGATCGTCTGCTCGAACAAATCAATGAAAAACCAGAACCAAGCGATAACACCTTGTCAAAGCGTGAGTCGGACGTATTAAAAGCAATCACCAATGGCGCCGGTAACAAGGAGATTGCTGACTCTCTGCATATCAGTGTGCGAACGGTAGAAACGCATCGTTTGCGGATCAAAAAGAAGCTCGGCGCTACCTCTACCGCTGCGTTGGTTAAGCTTGCGTTACAAAAAGGGCTGGTAAGCTGA
- a CDS encoding CoA-transferase, whose amino-acid sequence MVTKLTAEQAANWIKDGDAVLLGGFIGSVVPEAIERAIGERFRETQSPRDLTLLFAAGQGDGQGRAINHLAEQGLVKAAIGGHWGLVPKLQQLAVDNLIQGYNLPQGIISHLLRDTAAGKLGTISKVGLGTFVDPRLEGGKINQITEKDWVELIELAGEEHLFYHKLPVTVSILRGTTADENGNITMEDECLIVESLAAAQAARNNGGKVIVQVKRVVPAGQLDPHAVKIPGIFVDAVVVCEDPNEHMQTFATLMNPEFVGIEITEDKVSAKQSNSSETRLDAKTIIARRAAMELEPNSILNLGIGAPEYIAEVARQAGVLDQFTLTVEPGAVGGTPQSGLDFGASRLPQAIISQDQMFDFYDGGGVDQAFLGLAQSDESGNINVSRFGSKIAGCGGFINITQNAKKVFFCGTFTAQGLEIEVDNQNLHIAQEGKQKKFIKQVEQITFSASQALSNHKPVMYITERAVFQLTQNGLELIEIAPGMDLERDILQKMEFTPVISPSLKTMPAAIFQPAFELTL is encoded by the coding sequence GTGGTTACCAAATTGACGGCAGAACAAGCAGCGAACTGGATCAAAGACGGTGATGCAGTATTACTTGGCGGTTTTATTGGTAGTGTTGTACCAGAGGCAATTGAAAGGGCGATAGGGGAACGCTTTAGAGAAACCCAGTCCCCTAGAGATTTGACCTTGCTTTTTGCAGCAGGACAAGGCGATGGCCAAGGGCGCGCAATCAACCACTTAGCAGAACAAGGTCTGGTGAAAGCGGCTATTGGTGGACACTGGGGATTGGTTCCCAAATTACAGCAACTAGCCGTCGATAACCTCATCCAGGGATACAACTTACCGCAAGGCATCATCTCGCACTTGCTTAGAGATACAGCGGCAGGCAAGTTAGGCACGATCAGTAAAGTGGGTTTGGGTACCTTTGTTGATCCGCGTTTAGAAGGCGGAAAAATCAATCAAATCACAGAAAAAGACTGGGTCGAATTGATTGAGTTAGCTGGTGAGGAACACCTTTTTTACCACAAATTACCTGTCACCGTTTCGATTCTTCGAGGTACTACTGCCGATGAGAATGGCAACATCACCATGGAAGACGAATGTCTTATCGTCGAGAGTCTTGCAGCGGCACAAGCGGCGCGTAACAACGGCGGCAAAGTGATTGTTCAGGTCAAGCGAGTCGTGCCAGCAGGGCAGCTTGATCCACATGCTGTCAAGATCCCAGGAATCTTCGTCGATGCCGTTGTCGTGTGTGAAGACCCAAATGAACATATGCAAACTTTCGCAACGTTGATGAATCCTGAGTTTGTAGGTATTGAAATCACTGAGGACAAAGTTAGCGCCAAGCAATCCAATTCATCTGAAACCCGCCTCGATGCTAAAACGATCATAGCGCGCCGCGCGGCAATGGAGCTGGAACCGAATTCAATTCTTAATCTTGGTATAGGCGCTCCGGAGTACATTGCTGAGGTCGCCAGGCAAGCTGGAGTACTCGACCAATTTACCTTAACCGTAGAGCCAGGTGCTGTTGGTGGCACACCGCAAAGCGGTCTGGATTTTGGCGCGTCTCGCTTACCGCAAGCCATTATCAGTCAGGATCAGATGTTTGATTTTTATGATGGTGGTGGCGTCGACCAAGCGTTTCTGGGTCTGGCGCAGAGTGACGAATCGGGGAATATCAATGTATCCCGTTTTGGTAGCAAAATTGCCGGGTGCGGCGGATTTATCAACATTACTCAAAATGCCAAAAAAGTGTTCTTCTGTGGCACCTTTACCGCACAAGGTTTAGAGATAGAAGTCGACAATCAGAATCTTCACATTGCCCAAGAAGGCAAACAGAAAAAGTTCATCAAGCAGGTAGAGCAGATCACTTTCAGCGCTTCACAAGCGTTAAGCAATCACAAACCCGTGATGTACATTACCGAGCGCGCGGTATTCCAATTGACTCAGAACGGCCTCGAATTAATTGAAATCGCACCTGGGATGGATTTGGAAAGAGATATCCTACAGAAGATGGAATTCACGCCAGTTATCAGCCCATCATTAAAAACGATGCCTGCGGCTATCTTTCAGCCTGCATTCGAACTAACTCTATAA
- the fabG gene encoding 3-oxoacyl-ACP reductase FabG: MFENKVCLVTGAAQGIGRAIVERFASNRAQCVYALDVNAESLQSAFRHIENVEPVVINICDRKAINHLVEQIRETHSRIDILVNNAGVTRDALIDKMTEQDWDFVLDVNLKGVFNLTQAVAPIMMANNYGSIVTMSSVVGTDGNIGQSNYAATKGGVIAMTKGWAKEFARKGAQVRANCVAPGFIETPMTEDLPTKVLELMKQKTPLGRMGTAEDITNGVEFLASDKSGFITGQVLKIDGGLVL, translated from the coding sequence ATGTTTGAAAACAAAGTCTGCCTAGTAACAGGCGCCGCACAAGGTATTGGCCGCGCGATTGTGGAGCGATTTGCTAGCAATAGGGCACAGTGTGTCTATGCTTTGGATGTTAATGCTGAAAGCTTACAAAGCGCGTTTCGTCATATCGAAAATGTTGAACCAGTCGTCATCAATATCTGTGACAGGAAGGCAATTAATCACTTGGTGGAACAAATCAGAGAAACGCATTCACGTATCGACATTCTAGTGAATAACGCAGGTGTCACGCGTGATGCGCTAATCGACAAAATGACTGAGCAAGATTGGGACTTCGTACTGGATGTTAACCTCAAAGGTGTGTTCAATCTCACCCAAGCGGTTGCACCAATTATGATGGCAAACAATTACGGTTCTATCGTCACGATGTCTTCCGTGGTTGGTACTGATGGCAATATCGGCCAGTCCAACTATGCAGCAACCAAAGGTGGCGTGATAGCAATGACGAAAGGCTGGGCGAAAGAGTTCGCGCGCAAAGGTGCACAGGTGCGTGCTAATTGTGTTGCGCCGGGTTTTATAGAAACGCCGATGACAGAAGACCTACCAACGAAAGTGCTTGAACTGATGAAACAGAAAACGCCGTTGGGCAGAATGGGTACCGCAGAAGACATCACCAATGGTGTAGAGTTTTTAGCGAGTGACAAGTCAGGTTTTATTACCGGGCAAGTGTTAAAAATTGATGGTGGTTTGGTGTTGTAA
- a CDS encoding DUF1439 domain-containing protein yields the protein MKTKIKARILTISAAVLLVNGCASYSITERDMNQYLEEKATINQSVGVENVMYAQVSVDDLEVKIGRVDDDRISVFANTKADVQFLTQRTVGLDLDLEFSAVPKYDQQTGEVFLQSLRLEKFEDKSNLLTPEITNLIKPAVSMIGYALSNQPVYKLESDKVQSILLKSASPNLVIKNNRLVIELFD from the coding sequence TTGAAGACGAAAATTAAAGCGAGAATCTTAACCATATCTGCTGCTGTATTACTGGTTAATGGCTGTGCAAGCTACAGTATTACCGAGCGAGATATGAATCAATACCTTGAGGAAAAAGCAACGATTAATCAATCCGTAGGGGTTGAAAACGTTATGTATGCGCAAGTCTCCGTTGACGATCTCGAAGTGAAAATTGGGCGTGTCGATGATGATCGTATTTCGGTATTTGCTAACACAAAGGCGGACGTGCAGTTTTTAACGCAACGTACGGTAGGGTTGGATCTCGATCTTGAATTTAGTGCGGTTCCAAAATACGACCAACAAACCGGTGAAGTATTTTTGCAATCACTACGGCTGGAGAAATTTGAAGATAAAAGTAATCTACTGACACCGGAGATCACCAATCTGATTAAGCCTGCGGTTTCGATGATCGGTTACGCATTGTCAAATCAGCCAGTTTACAAACTAGAAAGTGATAAGGTTCAGTCAATCCTACTGAAATCGGCGAGTCCGAATCTGGTGATTAAAAACAACAGATTAGTGATTGAGTTATTCGATTAG